Below is a window of Leifsonia sp. NPDC080035 DNA.
CGCCACCACGGCGTTTCCGGTGCGTCCGGCGAACGCCTCTCCGGTGTGCAGCAGCGGGGTGAGCGGTGCTCCGGTGGGCAGCACGGCGGCGAGCGCGTCCGCGGCCGCCTGCGCCTGGCCCAGGGAGAGCGCGGCGCCGGATGCGATGGCCATGTTCATCGGTTCAGTCCTCTGTCTTCACGATCACGCAGGCGAGCCTGCTTCCGCTGGAGCCCAGCGCGGCGCCGGCGACGGGCTGGCCGCCGACGGCGAGATCGAACGGTCGGTGGTGCGGGTGCGGGAGCGGCAGCACGTCGCCGACCGCGAGTCCGAGCACGACGCTCGGCTTGACGGTCGCCGGGGCGAGCCGCAGGGAGACGTCGACGGGGACGCGCGCGAGCTGCGCATCCACGAGCTCCCTCGCGTCGTCGGCGCTGGACGTCGGGTTGGTCTCCCCGAGCTGCGGCAGTAGCACGGAGGCGGGCAGGGCGAGCGTGGACTCGGCGACCGAGTCGCCGACGCGCAGCTCGAACCCGGCGACGATCATCAGCTCGTTGGTGGCCGCGGCCTGGGCGAACTGGGAGTTGTACTGGATGGCGTCCACCGCTATCGGCGCGATGAGGATGCTCCCGAGCGAGTAGCGCAGGTCCTCCAGCGCGTCGTCCATCAGCCGTCGCACGAGCGCGTGCTCGATCTGGGTGAAGGTGCGCTCGGCCGACACCGGCACGCCGGAGCCGCCGAGCATCGCGTTCACCCACGACAGCGCCGCCGTGGTCGGGAACTGGATGACACCCTTCGGCGCGACCCCCTCCAACTCGCACAGCACCATCGCCGTCGTGGCCGGAAGCGAGGCGGCGTACTCGTCGTAGGTCTGCATCGCGACCCGCTCGCAGGTGACCTGGGACAGCACGCGCACCTTGGCGGTCAGCTGGGTCGCCCACTGCCGGGCGAACGTCTCGAAGGCCAGCTCCAGCACGCGCGAGTGCTCGCGGGCGAGCGTGGTCGGCCGCCGGAAGTCGTAGGCCGGGATGTCCGGCGCTGGGGCCTGCAGGGTGGTCACGGGAGGCACTATCGGCAGCCCGCGCCCCGCCGTTAGAAGGCCCTGTGGATCCAGTCGAGCTGCAACTGCGCCAGCACCGCGACGATCGCGTAGCAGGCGACCGTGATCAGCGGCACCCAGCCGTAGAGCACTCCCGCCACCCGGCGGGCGCGCGGCGGGAGCGGCAGATGCCCCTCCTTCAGCGTGTACAGCGTCACGCCCCAGAACGTCGGGATCGTGACCGCCCAGGTGACCATGCACCACGGGCATAGCACGCGCAGGTCGGTCAGGGATGCGGTGATGAAGAAGATCACGAGGCCGAGCGCGACGACGGTCCCCGCCGCGAACGTGAGCCACCACCAGCGGGCGAGCCGGCCCGCCGCGAGGATGCTGGCCCCCGCCGCGATGACCGCGCTCCACGCGGCCAGCCCGAACACCGGGTTCGGGAACCCGAAGACCGACCCCTGCCACGACCCGAGGTTCTTCACGCAGCCGATGAGGACGCTGAAGGAGCACGAGAGCTGGGCGGACGGATCCTCGAGCACGTGGATCTTGTCCATCGTGAGCATGAACGCGGCCCACAGGCCGACGCAGCCGGCCACGATCAGGAACGCCGCGAGCGCGCGGGGACGGCGGGAGGAGGGGGCCGGGGTCTCGACGGACACCCGTGAAGTCTCGCAACCGCGGGGCGGCGGGCGCACACGCGACCGCCGGAAATATCGAGGACCGCGTGCATCCGGTCACCAGCCCGGTCCCCCTAACGACCGACCGGCCCGCGCCGATAGTGCCCCTGTGACGGCTCACCCGGAGCCGAGACCAGGATTCGCGCCCATGATCGTCGTCACCCGATTGAACGACAGCCAGTTTGCGGTCAACCCGGACCTCATCGAGCGCATCCACGCCAGTCCGGACACCACCCTCGTGATGGTGGACGGGGCGAAGTTCATCGTCACGGAGTCGATGGCCGAGGTCATCGAGAAGATCGCCGCGTACCGTGCGCGGGTCATCGCGCTCGCGCATGATCTGCCCGCCTCCGGTCCGCGCCCGGTTCCCGCCCCGCTGCCCGAAGCGGAGACGGCGCCGGCAGTCCCCATCCGCGCCCGGAAGAAGTAACGAGGAGTTTCATCATGGATCCGGCAACGATCATCGGGATCGTCGTGGCCTTCGGCGCCGTCGTGGCGATGGTCACGATGGAGGGCGCGCACCTCAGCTCGCTCGTGCTGCCCGCCCCGATGGTGCTCGTTTTCGGGGCGACGATCGCGGTCGGGATCGCGAGCGGCACGCTCAAGGACTTCATCATCGCGGTGAAGGCGCTGCCGCGCGCGTTCCGCGGCAAGATCGAGCCGCCGCAGAAGGTCATCGACCAGGTGGTCGGGCTGGCGGAGAAGGCGCGCGCCAACGGGCTGCTCGCGATGGAGCAGGAGGCCGACGGGATCGACGACCCGTTCCTCAAGCGCGCGCTGCAGAACATCGCCGACGGCACCGACGGGGACGAGCTGCGCGTCCTGCTCGAAGACGAGATCGCGACCCGGTCGAAGAAGGACCGCGTCGCCGCCAAGTTCTTCTCCGGCATGGGCGGGTACGCACCGACCATCGGCATCATCGGCACGGTCGTCTCGCTGACGCACGTGCTCGAAAACCTTTCCCAGCCCGCGGAGCTCGGTCCGATGATCGCGAGCGCGTTCGTCGCCACCCTCTGGGGCCTGCTGTCGGCCAACTTCCTCTGGCTGCCGATCGGCGCCCGCCTGCGCCGGCTCTCCGAGCTGGACGTGGAGCGGATGACGCTGCTCATGGAGGGCGTGCTCGCGGTGCAGGCGGGAAGTCAGCCGCGTCTCCTCGGCGAGCGCCTGCGCGCGATGGTCCCGGACGGCGACTCGGCCAAGCCGGCCAAGGGCCCGAAGGCCGTCCCCGCCCCCGAGAAGGAAGCGGCCTGACATGTCCGCCCGCCGCCGGCGCAAGCACCAGGAGGAAGAGGAGCACGAGAACGAGGAGCGCTGGATGGCCTCCTACATGGACATGGTCACCGTGCTCATGTGCATGTTCATCGTCCTCTTCGCCATGTCGACGGTGGATGCGAAGAAGTTCGAGGCGCTCAAGAACTCCCTGGCGACCGGCTTCGGCCAGACCAAGACGGAGAAGATCGACACAGCGACCGGTGTCGTCGTCCCGCCGACGCACGTGAAGGACAACGGCACCACGACGGACTTCGCGCTCGCCCAGCGGGAGGCGCAGAACCTCGAGAAACTGAAGGACAAGATCCAGGCGAGCCTCACCCACGACGGTCTGCAGGACGCGGTGCAGATGAAGATCGACGAGCGCGGCCTGACGATCGGACTGGTCGGCAGCTCGACGTTCTTCGCCTCCAACCGGGCGGAGCTGAGCGCGCAGGCGGTGCAGGTGCTGGACGACATCGGCCCGGTGCTCTCCCCCGAGCCGTACCAGGTGTCCATCGAGGGCCACGCGGACTTCCGCCAGCCCGGCGCCCCCTACCCCACCAACTGGGAGCTCTCGGCCGGCCGCGCCACCAGCGTCCTGCGTCACCTGGTGGAGAGCAACGGCTTCCCGTCCGCGCGCATCGCCGCCGTCAGCTACGGCTCCGCGCGTCCGCTCGCCTCCGCGACCGGCGCCTCCGACCAGGACCTCGCCCAGAACCGCCGCGTGGACGTCGTGGTGCTGTCGAACCAGCCGGAGCGCATCCGGGAGCTCATCCCCAAGGCGCTGCAGTCCACCACGGCGACCGCGTCGACGACCGGCTGACGCGACCATTTGGCACAAATCGCGGTAGCCGGCGCCGGTTTGCGAACATGTGGCACAAATAACCGTGCCCGGATCGGCGCGACGGCTACCGCAACCGCGCCGGGCGCACCCGCACCGGCGCGAGCCACGCGGCGACGATCACTGCGGTGATCGACCCGGCGCACATGATCGCCGCGAGCACGACCACCTGGAACCGGCCGGCCTCCAGCGGCGACACCCCACCGAAGATCGCCCCGACGAACGCACCGGGCAGGGTGACGAGGCCGGTCGTCTTCGTCTGGTCGACGCTCGGGATGAGCGCGGAGTAGACGGCGGACCTGGCCTGCTCGAGCGTGGACTGGCGCGGGGTGGCACCGAGCGCGAGCCAGCCCTCCACCTCCTCCCAGTGGTCGTCGACGGCCTCGGTGAAGCGACGGCCGGAGAGGGTCGCGATGCTCATCGCGTTGCCGATGACGATGCCGCCGATCGCCAGCGCGTACCGTGCGCTGAACTCGATCGCGCCGGTGGCGAAGACGATGCCGAAGGTGACGATCACGCCCGCCGCCATGGCGGTCGCCATCATCACGCCGTGCGGCAGCGACCAGCCGATGCGATGCGTGGCGGTCGCCGCGGCCACGCCGAACATCACCAGCAGCGCCAGCGCCACCCAGAGCGGGCTCGTGATGACGCCGGCGAGGATCACGCTGATGACGGCCAGCTGGGCGGCGCCGCGCAGGATGGCCAGGAGCGGAGCCCAGCGGTGCGGCACCCGGTAGGCGGACAGCACGGCGGTGGCGAGCAGCGCCAGCAGGGCGACCCCGAGCAGGGTCGGGGCAAGCTCGCGGACGATCGGCACGGGACGAGCCTAGTGATGCGGCCGGAAAGGGAGGACGGGGACGGGCAACACGCCGCCGGATGCCGGAACCGGAGGACGAATCGGCGCGAATCGACCGAATGTCCTCCGTTTCCGACGCCCGAGGATCAGCGCTTGAGGTTCGTCAGCTCCTGCAGCACCTCGTCAGAGGTGGTGATGATGCGGGCGTTCGCCTGGAAGCCGCGCTGAGCGACGATCAGGTTCGTGAACTCCTGGGACAGGTCGACGTTCGACATCTCGAGGGAGCCGCCCTGGAGGTTGCCGAGGCCGTCCTCCCCCGGGCCGCCCACCTGCGCCGCGCCCGAGTTGACCGTGGCGCGGTAGGTCGAGCCACCGGCCTTCTCCAGGCCGCCCGGGTTGACGAAGGTCGCCAGCGCGATGCGGCCGACGGCCTGCTTGTCGCCGTTGGAGAAGAGGCCGATGATCGTGCCGTCCTTGGAGAGGGTGAAGGATTCGAGCGTGCCCGCCGCGCGGCCGTTCTGATCCTTGAACGCGACCGTCGTCATCCCCGCGTAGCCGGTGCTGGTCGACAGGTCCACGGTGATGCCGCCGATGGCGAGGGAGCCGCCGGCCGGGTCGAGCACGCCGTTCGTGAAGGTGAGCGTCGCGTTGCCGGTCGCGCCGTTCGCGTCCTTGCCCGCGACATCCCAGCCGGCGGCGGTCTTCGTGAAGGTCAGGGTGAGCTTGCGCTCGGCGCCGTTGACGTCGTAGACGGAGACGTCGCGCACCAGCTCGTCGCCGGTCTTGGCGTCCGACGGCAGGTTGCCGGTGACGGACGCGGTGCTGGTCGCCGACGCGGGCGCGACGGCCTTCAGCGGGATCGTGACGTCGGTGAGCGCGCCGCCCTGCTGCACGACGCCGTTGACGGCGTTCCAGCCCTGCAGGATCGCGCCGCCGGGGCCGACCAGGCGGCCGAGCGCGTCCGGATCGAACGAGCCGGCACGGGTGTAGACGGTCTCGCCGCCGACCTTGGTGACGAAGAAGCCGTCGCCGTTGATCATCATGTCCGTGGGCCGGCCGGTCGCCTGCGCCGCGCCCTGGGTGAAGTTGGTGGAGATGCCCGCGACGAGCACACCGAGGCCGATCTGGGCCGGGTTGGTACCGCCGGTCTGCGCCTGCGGTCCGCCGGCGCCCTGGACCAGCTGGGAGAGCGTGTCCTGGAACTGCACGGCCGACGACTTGAACGCCGTGGTGTTGACGTTGGCGATGTTGTTGCCGGTGACATCGAGCATGGTCTGGTGCGAGCGGAGTCCGGAGATACCGGAGTAGAGCGAACGGAGCATTGCGCTGCCTTTCTGTGTGTCGCCGTGTCAGGCGGACGCCGGAGCCGGCGTCGACGTGGTGGGGGTGACGACGCCGAGGATGGCGTCCAGGTTGATCTGCTTGTCGCCGACGGTGACGACGGGAACGGCACCGGCGTAGGAGACGGAGGAGGCGATCCCGGTCTGGGTGTCGCCGTTCTTGTCGAGGTAGCTCACGGTGTGGCCGATGAGAGCGGCAGCGGAGGTGCGCATCTGCAGCGCGAACGCCTCCTGGTTGGTGGTGTCCATGTTGGTGAGCTTCTCCATCATGGCCAGCTGCGTCGTCTGCGCGATCATCTGGTTGGTGTCCATCGGCGAGCTCGGGTCCTGGTTGCGCAGCTGCGTGACGAGCAGCTGCATGAACGCCTCGCCGTCGAGCGACTGCTTCGGCGTGCGCGTCGGCGCTGTGGTGTAGATGCCGCCGGTGGGGGCGGTGTCGGTTCCGGTGACGGGGTCGACGGCCACGGTGGCTCCTTTCGGTGTCTAGACGATGAGGTCGATGGAGTGGGCGCGACCGTCGCCGGACGGCGCGCGGTCGATGGTCGGTGTGCGGCGCTGCTCCGCGTCGGAGGCGTCGGACGCGTCGCGGTGTTCGCCGCCGCCGGGCACGGTCGGCCGCCAGCCGCCCGGTGCGTCCCGCTGCGGGGAGGGCTGACTCTGAGCGGACAGGTCGAGCGTGCCGGACAGGCCGGCGCCGCCCATGTCGCGCCGCAGGTCGGGGAGGATCGCGCGCAGCGCATCCCGGCCCGCCTCGGTGGGCGCGAAGAGTTCGACGCGGACGCCCTCTGCCCCGACGTGCGCCCGCACGGTGACGGGGCCGAGGTTGTCCGGGGTCACGTGCACGGTCATCACGTGCTCGCCGCGACCGGCCGCAGCCAGCGTGAACACCGGCCGGGCCAGCTGGGAGCCGAGGGTCGGCGTCGGCATGCCCGTCGTGGTCGCGGGGGCCGCCGGTGCGGACGCCGCGGCCGGAGCGACGCTCGGAGCGGGAGCGGCGGCGACCGCGGGGCCCGGCTGCAACGCCTCGGGCGCCGCCGCCGTGACGACGACCGGCTGCTGCTGGTGGCGGTCCGGGGTTCCCGAGCCCTGCTCCCCGGCGCCGCTCGATGGCGATGCGGGGACGGGCTGAGCGGACGCGGCCGCAGCGGCGGCGCCGCCGGCGGGAGCGGCCGACGGTGCGGTGTCGGCCGGTGCAGCGACCCCAGCGGGGAGCGCTGCCGCCGTATCCGCCGTCGCGGTCGTCCGCGGGGCGGCCGGTGCCTGCGCATCCCCGGTGGATGCGGGCGCCACTCGTGCCGGGGCGGGGGCGCGCTGCGGGGCGGGAGCGTCGGCGGAGGCGTCCGAGCCGGCGCGCGCGGGCTCGGCTGAGAGCGAGGCGGGGACGGCCGAGGGGATGTCCTGGGCCGTCGGCTCCGGCGCTGGTCCGGCGGCGGCCGGCAGCGCGCCGGCCGCGGCCGTGGCCGTGGCCGGGGCCGTGGCGACGGGCGCGGGAGCGACGGGAGCCGCCTCTGCGCCGGTCGGAGCCGAGGACGCGATCGGTGCGGCGGGCGCGGCCGGGACGGGAGCGGCCACCGCCGCCTCGAGAGCCGCGGCCGGATCCGGCGTCGCCGGAGAGGCCGCCGCCGTCGGGGCCGCCTCTGTCCCGGTCGCGGTGACGTCCGGCGTTCCGGCATCGTCCTTCGCCGCGGGCGTCGTCGTCCCCTGGGCCGGCGTCGCGTGCCGCGCCGTGCGGGCGTGCACCGGCTTCGCGTCCCGCGGCTGGTCATGGTCCGCGCGCCCGGGCCGGGCATCCGGGCGGGGCCCCGGGTCGTGCGCGGGCGCCGCGCCGCGCAGGAACGCCGCGAACGCATCCCCGCCGCCCGGCTTCGCGGCCTTGGCACCGGTCCCCGCGGCCGAGGGCGTGGATGCGGGGGCCGGCGAAGCCGCCGCCACCGGGCTCACAGCGAGCCGCCCTTCACGAGGGACGCGAAGAGCGCCTGGAGCATCGCCGCCTGCGACGAGCCGGCCGATCCGGCCGATCCCGACGACGTCAGTCCCGAGAGCGACGACAGCCCACTCAGCCCGCCG
It encodes the following:
- a CDS encoding flagellar hook-length control protein FliK — protein: MSPVAAASPAPASTPSAAGTGAKAAKPGGGDAFAAFLRGAAPAHDPGPRPDARPGRADHDQPRDAKPVHARTARHATPAQGTTTPAAKDDAGTPDVTATGTEAAPTAAASPATPDPAAALEAAVAAPVPAAPAAPIASSAPTGAEAAPVAPAPVATAPATATAAAGALPAAAGPAPEPTAQDIPSAVPASLSAEPARAGSDASADAPAPQRAPAPARVAPASTGDAQAPAAPRTTATADTAAALPAGVAAPADTAPSAAPAGGAAAAAASAQPVPASPSSGAGEQGSGTPDRHQQQPVVVTAAAPEALQPGPAVAAAPAPSVAPAAASAPAAPATTTGMPTPTLGSQLARPVFTLAAAGRGEHVMTVHVTPDNLGPVTVRAHVGAEGVRVELFAPTEAGRDALRAILPDLRRDMGGAGLSGTLDLSAQSQPSPQRDAPGGWRPTVPGGGEHRDASDASDAEQRRTPTIDRAPSGDGRAHSIDLIV
- a CDS encoding flagellar motor protein MotB, with product MSARRRRKHQEEEEHENEERWMASYMDMVTVLMCMFIVLFAMSTVDAKKFEALKNSLATGFGQTKTEKIDTATGVVVPPTHVKDNGTTTDFALAQREAQNLEKLKDKIQASLTHDGLQDAVQMKIDERGLTIGLVGSSTFFASNRAELSAQAVQVLDDIGPVLSPEPYQVSIEGHADFRQPGAPYPTNWELSAGRATSVLRHLVESNGFPSARIAAVSYGSARPLASATGASDQDLAQNRRVDVVVLSNQPERIRELIPKALQSTTATASTTG
- a CDS encoding ABC transporter permease produces the protein MPIVRELAPTLLGVALLALLATAVLSAYRVPHRWAPLLAILRGAAQLAVISVILAGVITSPLWVALALLVMFGVAAATATHRIGWSLPHGVMMATAMAAGVIVTFGIVFATGAIEFSARYALAIGGIVIGNAMSIATLSGRRFTEAVDDHWEEVEGWLALGATPRQSTLEQARSAVYSALIPSVDQTKTTGLVTLPGAFVGAIFGGVSPLEAGRFQVVVLAAIMCAGSITAVIVAAWLAPVRVRPARLR
- a CDS encoding flagellar motor switch protein FliM codes for the protein MTTLQAPAPDIPAYDFRRPTTLAREHSRVLELAFETFARQWATQLTAKVRVLSQVTCERVAMQTYDEYAASLPATTAMVLCELEGVAPKGVIQFPTTAALSWVNAMLGGSGVPVSAERTFTQIEHALVRRLMDDALEDLRYSLGSILIAPIAVDAIQYNSQFAQAAATNELMIVAGFELRVGDSVAESTLALPASVLLPQLGETNPTSSADDARELVDAQLARVPVDVSLRLAPATVKPSVVLGLAVGDVLPLPHPHHRPFDLAVGGQPVAGAALGSSGSRLACVIVKTED
- a CDS encoding flagellar hook protein FlgE; the protein is MLRSLYSGISGLRSHQTMLDVTGNNIANVNTTAFKSSAVQFQDTLSQLVQGAGGPQAQTGGTNPAQIGLGVLVAGISTNFTQGAAQATGRPTDMMINGDGFFVTKVGGETVYTRAGSFDPDALGRLVGPGGAILQGWNAVNGVVQQGGALTDVTIPLKAVAPASATSTASVTGNLPSDAKTGDELVRDVSVYDVNGAERKLTLTFTKTAAGWDVAGKDANGATGNATLTFTNGVLDPAGGSLAIGGITVDLSTSTGYAGMTTVAFKDQNGRAAGTLESFTLSKDGTIIGLFSNGDKQAVGRIALATFVNPGGLEKAGGSTYRATVNSGAAQVGGPGEDGLGNLQGGSLEMSNVDLSQEFTNLIVAQRGFQANARIITTSDEVLQELTNLKR
- a CDS encoding flagellar FlbD family protein; this encodes MIVVTRLNDSQFAVNPDLIERIHASPDTTLVMVDGAKFIVTESMAEVIEKIAAYRARVIALAHDLPASGPRPVPAPLPEAETAPAVPIRARKK
- a CDS encoding flagellar hook capping FlgD N-terminal domain-containing protein, giving the protein MAVDPVTGTDTAPTGGIYTTAPTRTPKQSLDGEAFMQLLVTQLRNQDPSSPMDTNQMIAQTTQLAMMEKLTNMDTTNQEAFALQMRTSAAALIGHTVSYLDKNGDTQTGIASSVSYAGAVPVVTVGDKQINLDAILGVVTPTTSTPAPASA
- a CDS encoding vitamin K epoxide reductase family protein; translated protein: MSVETPAPSSRRPRALAAFLIVAGCVGLWAAFMLTMDKIHVLEDPSAQLSCSFSVLIGCVKNLGSWQGSVFGFPNPVFGLAAWSAVIAAGASILAAGRLARWWWLTFAAGTVVALGLVIFFITASLTDLRVLCPWCMVTWAVTIPTFWGVTLYTLKEGHLPLPPRARRVAGVLYGWVPLITVACYAIVAVLAQLQLDWIHRAF
- a CDS encoding MotA/TolQ/ExbB proton channel family protein codes for the protein MDPATIIGIVVAFGAVVAMVTMEGAHLSSLVLPAPMVLVFGATIAVGIASGTLKDFIIAVKALPRAFRGKIEPPQKVIDQVVGLAEKARANGLLAMEQEADGIDDPFLKRALQNIADGTDGDELRVLLEDEIATRSKKDRVAAKFFSGMGGYAPTIGIIGTVVSLTHVLENLSQPAELGPMIASAFVATLWGLLSANFLWLPIGARLRRLSELDVERMTLLMEGVLAVQAGSQPRLLGERLRAMVPDGDSAKPAKGPKAVPAPEKEAA